The region ATGGTGGATGTGGGGGGTCAGAgatcagagaggaggaagtggatcCACTGCTTTGAGAACATCACGTCCATCATCTTCTTGGCCGCGCTCAGTGAATACGACCAGGTGCTGGCTGAATGTGACCAGGTGAGCTCCCCGTCAGTCAGAGCACAGTGTTCAGGCACTGGACATATTTTACTGATACACCTGTGGGCCACATCCATGGGCAAACATGCTGTTGTGTAAAATTGGTAAGTAAAAGTCAATTGTATCTCACACATTATGtgagattataaactgggtggtttgagtcttgggttctgattggctgaaagccatggtatatcagaccgaaTACCACAGGAATGACAAAACATGTAGTTATACTGCTCGAAGTTGAAAAGTTTAAAACAGTTTaaaatagcaataaggctcctcgggggtttgtgatacaCACCATGGCTgagggtatattggccatataccacgccTCCTCTGGCCTTATGGCTTAAGTATGGGCTTTCATATCCGCTTACTATACATGCATTGTCTCTCCCCTAGAACTGTATGGAGGAGAGCAAAGCACTCTTTAAGACCATCATCACATACCCCTGGTTCCATCAATGTTCTGTCATCCTATTCCTTAACAAGACCGACATCCTAGAGGAGAAGATCACGCGCTCCCACCTTGTCAACTACTTCCCAGAATACACTGGTAAGCTCTAGTAGTGTTTGTGTGACCGCTATTCTTATCAGTATAGTAAGAGAACACACACGACCAACCAGGTATCAAACCCAGATGGCCACATGACTCAATGCcatgttagcccactgagctaaagcctaggcattcgTGGTGGGAGCTAACACAGGTTTTCAGGTCTCaagcaaggttactcatcacaagAGGGCAGTTCACCGAAAAACCTCCGCTACGCATGCACACGCAATAACTAAAGCTGTTGTTTCCAGGGCCGCAGAATGACCCTAAAGCAGCCAGGGAGTTCATCCTGAAGATGTACCAGGAGCAGAacctagacagacagactgtttaCTCCCACTTCACCTGTGCCACTGATACAGAGAACATCCGCTTTGTCTTTGCTGCTATCAGAGAGACCATCGTCAAAAATCACCTCAAGGACTTCGCCATTATTTAGAGGAGAGCCAAGGCTCCTGTGAGGTTAAGAgacatctagcctggtcccagatctgtagcaTGTGCTCTAGACAACTCCTCTAACTGTCATTGACATGAGTTGGTTAAAGCacatacagatctaggatcaggctaAGAGACTTGAGAGTATATGTATAAGGTTGGAACGTTAGATTGATGCGGTAGAAGAAAATGCTTTGACTGCTAGATTTGTAGCatgggttggaaccggttcagggaacagaaccgaaaaccGGACAATAAAATTTTTCaaggaacagaaacagaactggGAATGAAAGTGATCCatactgttccggaacagaaccgttatttGAAAAGCATGGGAATCAGTTAATAACGTTATTTTACGTTCCAGGCATTTTTGTTCTAGTCTCACAAAACACAACAATgcgcctatgcaaagccctcactctgtcactcagaaacgttTTCCAGTGTTTGCCTGCAAGCTGAGAATCTTTGCCAGTGTGGGTGCGTgcttaggctacctgcccctcccccaTCAGAAGCATAGGATTCTGTACTGATGTTACAAACATGATTCAGAAGATGTGGAGAGACATTTTTAATTAGCtagagaagaatggattaacTTTTTATATGCTAGTTAAGGATGCCATGTGCATTGTTGTAACGTTTCACGTAGGATTTATTAACTATAAAAAGTGTTTCATTCTGCACactcaagcttgttagctagctcaaaagacattcaaagttcctccatagaagccgctcctcctaggtataattctgtggacctaattcagataatgcatgtcataacaagatgcccagtgCTTCAAACCTCCTCCTCAACACTCTCTCTTCCCAGAGACCCTCAGTTGCATCTTGGTCCATAGGCTACACTTATCTGTCAATCGCGCATGTAAACAACTAGCTTGCCTGCTCTATCTGCACTGTTTGTTGAAGTAATTTAATTAGACTTGTACATACAAAACTGTTGATTtcacagatttaaaaaaggaacagaaaggaatgATATAAACCGGTACTTTTTTGTGATTCGAACtagttcagaactttattttgctgttCGGAACAGTAGAAtggaacaaaaaaaagtgttgttCTGTTCAGAACGAAACGATTGGGaaataattttggttccaacaTGATTTGTAATGCTGTTTTTCTGTCCAGAGTGCTTTTGTTAGGTTGAGCATCTATACCATTTGGAAATGGTATCTGAATAAAAACCATCAGATCACTAAAGAGAGAATCTCctgtacatatatttttgaaACAAAGAAAAGTCTACTCACTGTGACGAGGATGCCAAAGTATTTTTTTAacgtaaaatatatttttcttgtATCGTCTTTGTCGTTCTTTGAAATGGATGACTTGAATTGATTTATCTTGTATAGAGGAAGGAGTTAAGTATAGCACCTTttgatttacaaaaaaaaataacagtaaaaCTATGATCTATCTACAGgtttggggagtaactgattacaattttggacaggtaactacaAAAACGAACTGTAATCAGTTACGTTAACAGCTAAAATAATGTAATCAGattagatacttttgaaaaactaagACTACTTCTTGGATTACCTAAAAATGTAAGAGGTGCAAgattaagtttgttccacctgagcgagccttaccacaagtcagagaccactatgacacaccaaatgcatttgatggatactttttgtcttc is a window of Oncorhynchus kisutch isolate 150728-3 linkage group LG3, Okis_V2, whole genome shotgun sequence DNA encoding:
- the LOC109876583 gene encoding guanine nucleotide-binding protein subunit alpha-14-like isoform X2: MRIIHGAGYSEEDKRGFTKLVYHNIFTAMQSMIHAMETLNIPFLEAQNKGYASMLSEVEVDMVNDLERGHVDAIRSLWRDGGVQECYARRREYQLSDAAKYYLSDLDRIAKASYLPTEQDILRVRVPTTGIIEYHFDMEEVIFRMVDVGGQRSERRKWIHCFENITSIIFLAALSEYDQVLAECDQNCMEESKALFKTIITYPWFHQCSVILFLNKTDILEEKITRSHLVNYFPEYTGPQNDPKAAREFILKMYQEQNLDRQTVYSHFTCATDTENIRFVFAAIRETIVKNHLKDFAII